AGAGTGATTGAAAGGCGTGCAAGTCGGCTTCCTTGCGCACGGTGCCAATGACGCGGTGGCCGGCCGCGAGTGCTTCCTTGGCCAGCGCATGGCCGAAGCCGCTGCTGACGCCGGTAATGAACAGGGTTTTGGTGGTGGACATGACGGGCTCCGGTGAATGGGGTTTCAGCTCATGTTATCCATCGGAGAAACGCCCACCTATGTCGGTTTGTCTTTGAGCATTGCCTATTCCTATCAGCGAGGCGAGATAACGGCCGATGAACTTTTTGCATGGCTCCGGGCATCCAAGCAGGAACAGACCCAACGCGCTGATATCAGCCAAGGACAGACGATGACCTTTCTAATTTTCCTGTTGGCCTGCGGTGCGGCAGCGAGCACCGGGATGATTTTCCAGCCGGGCCCGTGGTACCAATCGCTGGTCAAACCACGCTTCACACCCCCCAACTGGGTGTTTCCCGTTGCCTGGACAACGATCTACCTCTTGCTCGCGTGGGTCGGCTATCGCCTGACCTTGACGCCCGGCAGCGAAACCGTACTCGCCTTGTGGGCAGCGCAAATTGCATTGAACACTTTGTGGACACCGGTATTCTTCGGCGCCCATCGTATCTTCGCCGGCATGCTGATCATCACGCTGCTGTGGCTGGTGGTCGCCGCGATGGTGGTGTCGGCCTTGCGCCTGGACGTGATTACCGGATTGATCCTGTTCCCTTACCTGGCATGGCTATGTGTCGCGGCGGCGTTGAATTTCTCCATCCTGCGCGACAACCGCGAATAAAAAGGACGAAATGAAAACATCAATGGACTGGCCCGCCGACGAAACCGAGTTGGCGCAATTGCGCGCCTTCAACAAGAAACTCGCCCGGCTGCCGCGCTTTCGCATCCGCAATCGCATCACGCCACGAGTGATTCAGATGCTGCTGCGCCTCAGCCAATTGAGCGGCGCGAGAAAGTTGCGCATGCACGGGCTCGAGGCCGAGCGCAAAGTGGTGGGCGTCGACGGCGCATCGGTTCCGGTACGGATCATCCGACCCAAGACAAAAGCCAAAGGCGTGGTGCTGGATTTTCATGGCGGCGGCTGGGTCATCGGCAATGCGCAAATGAACGATCACCTCAACATCGGCATGGTGAAAGCCTGCGACGTAGCCGTGGTCTCGGTCGATTATCGGCTGGTGGTCTCGACCCCAATCGAAGGCGTCATGCAGGACTGCCTCACGGCGGCCCGCTGGCTGCTGAGCGATGATTGCCACGAGTTTGCCAACCTGCCCGTCATCGTCGTGGGCGAATCCGCCGGCGGCCACCTCGCCGCCGCGACCCTGCTGCAACTCAAACAGTGGCCGGACTTGCTCGAGCGGGTGAGCGGAGCGCTGCTGTACTACGGCGTCTACGACCTGACCGGAACCCCCAGCGTACGCAACGCCGGGCCCGATACCCTGCTGCTGGATGGGCCGGGGATGGTCGAGGCGCTGCAGATGCTCACGCCGGGATTGAGCGATGAAGAACGCCGGCAGGCGCCGTTGTCTCCGTTGTACGGCGACTTCACCGGGTTTCCGCCGGCGTTGATGTTTGCGGCGGAGCTGGATCCGCTTAGGGATGACACGCTTGAGTTGGCTGAGCGTTGGGGTAGGGCGGCGGAGGTGGAGGTGCATCTGCTGCCGGAAACGGCGCATGGGGTGATTCATTTTCCGTTGGGGTTGGCGGGGAGGGTGGTTGGGTATGGTCGGGAGTGGGTTGGGGGGCGGGTTGTTGAGGGGGGAGGGTTGTAGACGTGATTTGGAGCTCATTGGCGGCATTTATGGAAGGCTGTTTTCGGCCGTAAGGAGACCATGGACACGCAGCGATTTCGCCATTAGTGTAACTGGCTCATGTTGTATCTCTCTGCCGAAGGTCGCATTTTTCGCGCGAGACTTAAAAATAAGGAGTTACACATGAGCAAGGAACGTAACCAGACATAATTAGATAACTTGTTACGTCGGATGTGTCGTCTACTACAGTTAGGTTGCAGATATGTCCCAATTTTTAGAGGCCTTCTGGCCAAACTTGGCTGCCACACTCGTTGGTATTGTACTCGGGGTTCCTATCGCTTTGGCTTTAAACGAGCTTGTTCTTCGACGACAAAGGAGATTGCAGACAGTAGACCAACATCGACAAGTGAGGGGGGCAATAGAGGTCTTAGTTGCGGCGTGTCGTTACAATATCGGAGTCCTTGATACTATTCGGTCGGCGGCAGAAGTAGGAAAAGCTATGCATAGTCCTGACTTGCGACTCACTGCATGGGATGTGGTTTCACCTGTACTTTGTACGAATATTTCGGATTCAGAAATTCTTCAAATACTCTCCCACCATTGGCTTAGACTTAAGCGTGTCCAGGCACTATGTGACGAGATATTCGCTAGAGAAGTAGCAAAATCACTACCTCCTATAGAAGATGAGCAAGTCGCTATGGAATTCTGGAAAATCCTCCACGAAAATACCGGTAACCTTTCTGCGCACGCGTCACAGGCCATCTCAATGCTAGAACATATAAAAACAAATATTGGTACTGATAGTGCTAGCCGAGCTTTTCCACCAAAATGGCATTAGTGCTCAAATTGAAGCATCAGGAAATGGGGAGCGAAATTTTCCGGAAAAATAAATCCGTCCCATTTTTTCGATTTTTTCGCCATTTTTTTTCTTGGTCATATTCATCATGGAGCGTTGGCACTCAGCGCAGACGCCCAACCATTTGTTCTAGCGGACTGCTTTCGGCAGCCGCTTAACTCAAGATTTATAGGCCTTATCAGTTTGAGAGTAGCCAATGAGCGATTATCAAGATTTATGTGCGATGTACGGCAGAAGTCCAAGTGATCCAGACTTTATCGATGACTTAATTGATGGTTTTTCGAGAGAGACCACCCTCGAACAGGAAGATTATGAGTGGTATGAAGAAAATGAGAACAGAAAGCACTATCAGCTACTAGTAGACCAGCTAGAGAGTGTTGATATTATTCGAGAGCTAGATGTTCCAGAACAAGCACGATTTAGCTTTTTAGTCATGATTCATGCTCATGTGGTTTCTGCTGTTGAAGGTTATTTAGCTGGTGTGTTTATCCATCAGGTTTGTAATTCGGAAGAGTTTACTAGAAAGCTTGTTGAAAGTGATCCGGAGTTCTCCAAACGTAAATTTACCTTGCGTGAAATATATCAAGAAAAAGAAACTTTAAAAGTAACCGTCGCCAGTTACCTAAAAGATCTGATATTTCATGACCTAAAAAAAATAAAGCCAATGTACGAGGCGGTTTTAAACCACAAATTCTCAGATCTCTCTTGGTTGTTTAAAGCCGTAGAGATTCGCCATCACTGTGTACATCGTGCTGGTTACAATAAAGATGGTGAAAAAGTAGAAATTTCAGTTGAATCCATCGCTGACTTACTAAATCACGCAACCGATTTAGCGGGCGAAATTGATTCCACAGTTGGAACTGTGCGCTCCTACTGATAACAACAGGCTCGAGTCTTTTGCCCCGCTCACTTGGACGTTCGCAAGCTACGCTCGCGGCCGTCCTTCAACCGAATGGCAGGCACTGACTGCTTATGGCCGACTCCCGTCTGTAGTGACGGGCAGAGGGCGGCCATAAGCGACCATTCGTGACTGACCGTTTCGACCCTAAGCAGCCAGCCTGCCATTACCAAAATCAGGTGCGCCGTAAGTGTCGCCTAGATATCTTTTATTAGTTTTGAAGGGTTCAACTGGTACTGCGTGTCATTGATGCGCATTTTATAAATATTGGTGAGATGCTTCAGGGATGAGTTTTTTTCTATATTTTCCAAAGATAAAGACTCAGTGGCCTGGCACCCGAAATACACTCCGCTAATAGCTAGAGGGTTAATTCTAAATAAATGAATAGCTGGCTCTTTGTGGTCTGTGGCTAAAAGATTAATCTCCGTTTTTATGCTTTGATCCCCCATTTCTTCGTGCATCTCGTACTCGTTAGGGTAGATTATTTGTATTTTATTATTCCCTAG
This genomic window from Pseudomonas kribbensis contains:
- a CDS encoding alpha/beta hydrolase; the protein is MKTSMDWPADETELAQLRAFNKKLARLPRFRIRNRITPRVIQMLLRLSQLSGARKLRMHGLEAERKVVGVDGASVPVRIIRPKTKAKGVVLDFHGGGWVIGNAQMNDHLNIGMVKACDVAVVSVDYRLVVSTPIEGVMQDCLTAARWLLSDDCHEFANLPVIVVGESAGGHLAAATLLQLKQWPDLLERVSGALLYYGVYDLTGTPSVRNAGPDTLLLDGPGMVEALQMLTPGLSDEERRQAPLSPLYGDFTGFPPALMFAAELDPLRDDTLELAERWGRAAEVEVHLLPETAHGVIHFPLGLAGRVVGYGREWVGGRVVEGGGL
- the tspO gene encoding tryptophan-rich sensory protein TspO; this encodes MTFLIFLLACGAAASTGMIFQPGPWYQSLVKPRFTPPNWVFPVAWTTIYLLLAWVGYRLTLTPGSETVLALWAAQIALNTLWTPVFFGAHRIFAGMLIITLLWLVVAAMVVSALRLDVITGLILFPYLAWLCVAAALNFSILRDNRE